One Nostoc sp. UHCC 0302 DNA window includes the following coding sequences:
- a CDS encoding 4Fe-4S single cluster domain-containing protein: protein MEIKPTNPSLALKDIPPGHLNIMGYIDQSEVNGPGCRAVVWVQGCPRECPGCFNPDSWPFEINQLIAVDTLAENILRNPQNTGVTFSGGEPFWQASALASLAQKVKAAGLNVMSFTGFTLKQLQSESAPPNSQALLEQLDILIDGPFVESLAINSPNSPVSSSNQRVNVLNPAFADQITWASDQIEVHILKDGSRIVTGYQGGLELM from the coding sequence ATGGAAATTAAGCCAACCAACCCATCACTAGCACTCAAAGATATTCCTCCTGGGCATCTTAACATCATGGGTTACATCGATCAGTCAGAAGTCAACGGCCCTGGTTGTCGTGCTGTTGTTTGGGTGCAAGGTTGCCCCCGTGAGTGTCCTGGCTGCTTCAATCCTGACTCTTGGCCATTTGAGATTAACCAACTAATTGCAGTTGATACCCTTGCTGAAAATATTCTCCGCAACCCCCAAAACACAGGTGTAACGTTCTCTGGGGGAGAACCATTTTGGCAAGCATCTGCATTGGCATCTTTAGCTCAGAAGGTAAAAGCTGCTGGGTTAAATGTGATGTCGTTTACAGGTTTCACCCTTAAGCAACTACAGTCTGAATCTGCCCCGCCAAATTCCCAAGCATTGTTAGAACAACTTGATATTCTGATTGATGGGCCTTTTGTAGAATCATTAGCAATTAATTCTCCTAACTCCCCAGTTTCTTCTAGCAACCAGCGAGTTAATGTACTTAACCCCGCTTTTGCAGACCAAATTACTTGGGCAAGTGACCAGATAGAAGTCCACATCCTCAAGGATGGTAGCCGCATTGTTACTGGTTACCAAGGTGGATTGGAACTTATGTAA